One window from the genome of Salvia miltiorrhiza cultivar Shanhuang (shh) chromosome 7, IMPLAD_Smil_shh, whole genome shotgun sequence encodes:
- the LOC130993330 gene encoding serine/arginine-rich splicing factor SR34A-like isoform X2 translates to MSGRFSRTIYVGNLPADIRESEVEDLFYKYGRILDIELKIPPRPPCYCFVEFENARDAEDAIRGRDGYNFDGCRLRVELAHGGRGPSSSSDRRGGGGGYSERGSGGGGGGGGGSGSGGGRFGVSRHSDYRVIVRGLPSSASWQDLKDHMRKAGDVCFAEVSRDSEGTYGLVDYTNYEDMKYAMRKLDDSEFRNPWTRTYIRVKEYKGSPSRSRSRSRSRSRSPRRRRSLDRSASRSPSASPVKPSRPRSRSRSRSRSKSRSASPLPARSSSP, encoded by the exons ATGAGTGGCCGTTTCTCTCGCACTATCTATGTCGGAAACCTTCCTGCTGATATTAGGGAATCAGAAGTCGAAGACTTATTTTACAAg TATGGCCGCATCTTGGATATTGAACTGAAGATTCCACCTCGTCCTCCTTGCTATTGTTTTGTGGAG tTTGAGAATGCCCGGGATGCTGAAGATGCGATAAGGGGCAGAGATGGCTATAACTTTGATGGCTGTCGGTTGAGG GTTGAACTTGCTCATGGTGGCAGAGGACCATCATCCTCCAGTGATCgccgtggtggtggtggtggttataGTGAAAGGGGCAGCGGTGGTGGaggcggtggtggaggtggaAGTGGCAGTGGTGGTGGCAGATTTGGTGTGTCCCGCCATTCTGATTATCGAG TGATTGTTCGTGGGCTTCCGTCTTCTGCTTCTTGGCAAGATTTAAAG GATCATATGCGGAAAGCTGGTGATGTCTGTTTTGCTGAAGTTTCCCGTGATAGTGAAG GAACTTATGGCTTAGTTGATTATACTAATTACGAGGACATGAAATATGCT ATGCGTAAGCTTGATGATAGTGAGTTCAGAAATCCTTGGACCAGAACTTATATCCGG GTAAAGGAATATAAGGGCAGCCCTTCAAGAAGCCGAAGTAGGAGTCGCAGCAGAAGCAGAAGTCCGAGAAGGAGAAG GTCACTGGACCGATCAGCTTCAAGATCACCCTCAGCATCGCCTGTTAAACCATCCCG ACCCAGATCGAGGTCCAGATCAAGATCAAGGTCCAAATCGAGGTCTGCATCCCCGCTCCCG GCTAGGTCCAGCAGTCCTTGA
- the LOC130993330 gene encoding serine/arginine-rich splicing factor SR34A-like isoform X1 has translation MSGRFSRTIYVGNLPADIRESEVEDLFYKYGRILDIELKIPPRPPCYCFVEFENARDAEDAIRGRDGYNFDGCRLRVELAHGGRGPSSSSDRRGGGGGYSERGSGGGGGGGGGSGSGGGRFGVSRHSDYRVIVRGLPSSASWQDLKDHMRKAGDVCFAEVSRDSEGTYGLVDYTNYEDMKYAMRKLDDSEFRNPWTRTYIRVKEYKGSPSRSRSRSRSRSRSPRRRSRSLDRSASRSPSASPVKPSRPRSRSRSRSRSKSRSASPLPARSSSP, from the exons ATGAGTGGCCGTTTCTCTCGCACTATCTATGTCGGAAACCTTCCTGCTGATATTAGGGAATCAGAAGTCGAAGACTTATTTTACAAg TATGGCCGCATCTTGGATATTGAACTGAAGATTCCACCTCGTCCTCCTTGCTATTGTTTTGTGGAG tTTGAGAATGCCCGGGATGCTGAAGATGCGATAAGGGGCAGAGATGGCTATAACTTTGATGGCTGTCGGTTGAGG GTTGAACTTGCTCATGGTGGCAGAGGACCATCATCCTCCAGTGATCgccgtggtggtggtggtggttataGTGAAAGGGGCAGCGGTGGTGGaggcggtggtggaggtggaAGTGGCAGTGGTGGTGGCAGATTTGGTGTGTCCCGCCATTCTGATTATCGAG TGATTGTTCGTGGGCTTCCGTCTTCTGCTTCTTGGCAAGATTTAAAG GATCATATGCGGAAAGCTGGTGATGTCTGTTTTGCTGAAGTTTCCCGTGATAGTGAAG GAACTTATGGCTTAGTTGATTATACTAATTACGAGGACATGAAATATGCT ATGCGTAAGCTTGATGATAGTGAGTTCAGAAATCCTTGGACCAGAACTTATATCCGG GTAAAGGAATATAAGGGCAGCCCTTCAAGAAGCCGAAGTAGGAGTCGCAGCAGAAGCAGAAGTCCGAGAAGGAGAAG CAGGTCACTGGACCGATCAGCTTCAAGATCACCCTCAGCATCGCCTGTTAAACCATCCCG ACCCAGATCGAGGTCCAGATCAAGATCAAGGTCCAAATCGAGGTCTGCATCCCCGCTCCCG GCTAGGTCCAGCAGTCCTTGA
- the LOC130993947 gene encoding protein FAR1-RELATED SEQUENCE 5-like, which yields MEAGDHITTNQHEPHFPTCDEAIKPYFGQVFDTLAKGVKFYEDYAKACGFEVRMSTIDRAKDGTIRSRYVVCNREGIWNNGNVPTTAPDKPKTKKRKTTSCRADCMAKAIFGFCPGGRYRLRVFIEGHTHSMVPAPTRHLMPSNREVSDIQQMIVIGAIKANIGPMRSFRMFKEIAGGYDKVGCTSNDVKNYVRDLNVYSKDSDAHMLLDAFTNKQELGRGFKFFHDVDEENKLCRLIWSDESAIENYKLFGDAVSFDATYSTNKYKLIFTPFTGRDNHGKCISFGAALIFGEDMDSYSWVLEKFAEIMGNAPKVFVTDQDPGLKKAVASSWKETRHRFCMWHINIKVQDKLPTRLKNDPEFRSTYDNIVWTDNDDPDVFEENWNDMIEEYDLASNRWFSDMYEERMHWIPAFFRDVPMSGIFRTTSLSESENSYFKRFLNKNSGLVLLYTNYCSALDAQRHNYQKITLADETRVPKMHTELPIEKHAASIYTNSIFKEVQQEIQTSLIGCDIRKISHEGEDTIYDVEDNLSGLFMVRYLHSKDEVSCSCKLFVRKGTLCNHMFLVLKNLKFDNIPHKYIVKRWCKFSIIRPDEDYSGKENSFSKSSSNSDFRFFKIVACTL from the exons ATGGAGGCTGGAG atCACATAACAACGAATCAACATGAACCTCATTTCCCAACATGCGATGAGGCAATTAAACCATATTTTGGCCAAGTGTTTGATACCTTAGCAAAAGGTGTCAAATTTTACGAGGACTACGCGAAGGCGTGTGGATTTGAAGTCCGTATGAGTACCATTGATAGAGCAAAAGATGGCACAATTCGCTCGCGTTATGTGGTATGTAACAGAGAGGGAATTTGGAACAACGGCAATGTACCAACAACAGCACCTGACAAGCCAAAGACTAAAAAACGGAAGACTACATCTTGCCGAGCGGATTGTATGGCTAAAGCAATTTTTGGATTTTGTCCCGGTGGGCGTTACAGACTTCGTGTATTCATTGAAGGACACACGCATTCGATGGTTCCTGCTCCCACTCGCCATTTGATGCCCAGCAATAGAGAAGTTAGCGACATTCAACAAATGATCGTTATCGGTGCTATAAAGGCGAATATTGGCCCGATGCGTTCATTTCGCATGTTCAAGGAAATTGCAGGCGGTTACGATAAGGTGGGATGTACCAGCAACGACGTCAAGAATTATGTTAGAGACTTGAATGTGTACTCCAAAGATTCGGATGCACACATGTTGTTAGATGCATTTACCAACAAACAGGAGCTAGGAAGAGGGTTCAAATTCTTTCATGATGTAGATGAAGAAAATAAGTTGTGTCGCCTCATTTGGTCAGATGAGTCAGCAATTGAAAACTACAAGTTATTTGGGGACGCCGTATCCTTCGACGCTACATACAGCACCAACAA GTACAAATTGATATTCACCCCCTTCACTGGGAGAGATAATCACGGCAAATGTATCTCTTTTGGCGCTGCTCTTATTTTCGGCGAGGATATGGACTCATATTCTTGGGTTCTTGAAAAATTTGCAGAAATAATGGGAAATGCTCCCAAGGTTTTTGTAACGGATCAAGACCCTGGACTGAAGAAAGCAGTGGCATCATCATGGAAAGAAACACGGCACCGATTCTGCATGTGGCACATTAACATAAAGGTCCAAGATAAATTGCCAACGAGATTGAAGAATGATCCTGAATTCAGGTCAACATATGACAATATTGTATGGACCGACAATGACGACCCTGATGTGTTTGAGGAAAACTGGAATGACATGATAGAGGAGTATGATCTTGCGTCTAATAGATGGTTCTCCGACATGTACGAGGAGCGCATGCACTGGATCCCTGCTTTTTTTAGAGATGTACCTATGAGCGGCATATTTCGAACCACGTCTCTGTCTGAAAGCGAAAACAGTTACTTCAAACGTTTCCTCAACAAGAATTCTGGCCTCGTCTTACTCTATACTAATTATTGCAGTGCTCTTGATGCTCAACGACATAATTATCAGAAGATAACACTTGCCGATGAGACACGGGTCCCTAAAATGCATACAGAACTACCCATTGAGAAGCATGCTGCATCCATCTACACGAATTCTATCTTTAAGGAGGTGCAACAGGAGATCCAAACCTCATTGATTGGATGTGATATTCGTAAGATTTCACATGAAGGCGAAGACACTATTTATGATGTTGAGGACAATCTCAGTGGCCTGTTCATGGTTCGTTATTTGCACTCGAAAGACGAAGTGTCATGCAGTTGCAAGTTGTTCGTTCGTAAAGGTACACTTTGCAACCATATGTTCCTTGTTCTTAAGAATTTAAAGTTTGACAACATCCCCCACAAGTACATTGTCAAACGCTGGTGCAAGTTTAGTATTATTCGACCCGATGAAGATTACTCCGGAAAGGAAAACAGTTTTTCGAAGTCCTCATCAAACAGTGATTTTCGTTTTTTCAAGATCGTTG CTTGCACGCTCTGA
- the LOC130993332 gene encoding uncharacterized protein LOC130993332, translating into MSAVRDIGFGSILDLKVKDLPGGLGYWILKKFNPQTFEIEVDAMRRFKVTKSDVYRVFGFPRGKQFIEVFQRQSTSDIFEQWFLFFGVDNRDKIKIGVVLKHMLACKSGGTWFKRHFMIAMGFSLFENCPNGTVHPFILGCLKDLTGLRRWNWAEYMLSSLKQHTCSWMKGESSVYAGPALFLILVYVDRLSLPGIETMRDLPLIKNWSSDALRERQRMERKKEYIGKGIIQSPIQVPSVYGDDIDENAITNEEKAWTNMLMKGAHEIAERMNQLSIVVDSAPVHIKKSPFFEMKVKEASQLTGMKIDIVIPITKPVLPVIEIDDDPIEYTAEFFAWVDETSAKACAEKKKVNIRDADIPIFDLRLSDDDSLDVSQNKDANVQQGDQSPVMGLVCANQISKDHCQEISTAFERVALRNVDVNTMGHGPQPPKPTKKRLHLGSSSFHSPNTQRGICTRLQLWSQEKQIGIFALHKDPGEENQILFQYKDIHLTRHDMMSLRRGVPVSPSVITAWGIILNRHDYTRSEKIPACFYASPEIYIDCIAPVDQSYEEKKQSFFLSMTHELREYQSKPISIIDLFFFPVYENDMHYVMCFDTRKQRLFVLDSTVDPNNPDSADIYNESSHVLRSLFSEYLRLITEEEKAAVVSNSVLEIVRMKWADARNEVDTGVYLMRHLETFMGDNSLNWDCNLSNTSLMTLSVTLPTKPQRFLCKKHCLLFVRFPSTTTPASLGSNYIGWQNGWGICWRRPIEFKEPTLLRAF; encoded by the exons ATGTCCGCTGTAAGAGATATTGGATTTGGGAGTATTTTGGACTTGAAAGTCAAAGATTTGCCAGGGGGGTTGGGATACTGGATTCTGAAAAAGTTCAATCCTCAGACTTTTGAAATTGAAGTTGATGCAATGAGGAGATTTAAGGTCACGAAAAGTGATGTTTATCGAGTGTTTGGATTCCCTAGGGGTAAGCAATTCATTGAAGTATTCCAGCGGCAATCAACTAGTGACATATTTGAGcaatggtttttattttttggggttGACAACAGAGACAAAATTAAGATTGGGGTAGTATTGAAACATATGCTTGCGTGTAAAAGCGGTGGCACTTGGTTTAAGCGACATTTCATGATAGCGATGGGATTTTCATTGTTTGAGAACTGTCCCAATGGTACTGTGCATCCTTTCATATTAGGGTGTCTTAAAGATTTGACTGGGCTTAGAAGATGGAATTGGGCGGAATACATGTTATCAAGCTTGAAACAACATACATGCAGTTGGATGAAGGGTGAAAGCAGTGTATATGCTGGTCCTGCGTTGTTTCTTATT TTGGTTTATGTTGACCGGTTAAGCCTTCCTGGGATCGAAACAATGAGGGATTTACCACTTATAAAGAATTGGTCAAGTGATGCTCTGAGGGAGAGGCAAAGGATGGAAAGGAAGAAAGAATACATTGGAAAAGGCATCATACAGTCACCAATACAGGTGCCTAGCGTTTATGGAGATGATATTGATGAGAATGCAATAACAAATGAGGAGAAGGCCTGGACCAACATGCTGATGAAAGGTGCACATGAAATCGCTGAACGGATGAATCAGTTGTCCATTGTTGTGGACAGCGCACCAGTTCATATTAAGAAATCACCGTTCTTCGAAATGAAAGTGAAAGAGGCTTCCCAACTAACAGGAATGAAGATTGACATTGTTATACCAATCACTAAACCCGTTTTACCAGTTATTGAGATTGACGACGATCCTATAGAGTATACTGCTGAATTCTTTGCATGGGTGGATGAAACATCCGCGAAAGCCTGCGCTGAAAAGAAGAAAGTCAATATTCGAGATGCTGACATTCCTATCTTTGATCTAAGGTTGTCGGATGATGATTCGTTGGATGTTAGTCAGAATAAAGATGCTAATGTGCAGCAG GGCGATCAGTCCCCTGTCATGGGGCTAGTGTGTGCCAACCAGATCTCCAAAGACCATTGTCAG GAGATATCCACAGCTTTTGAACGTGTAGCATTGAGGAATGTAGATGTCAAT acTATGGGCCATGGTCCTCAACCACCCAAACCAACAAAGAAGCGTCTGCACTTGGGTTCATCGAGTTTTCATTCACCCAATACTCAGCGTGGCATATGCACGAGGTTACAGCTGTGGAGTCAGGAAAAGCAGATCGGAATATTTGCACTACACAAGGATCCAGGAGAAGA GAATCAAATCCTTTTCCAATATAAAGACATTCATCTGACAAGGCACGATATGATGTCATTGAGGAGAGGTGTGCCAGTGAGCCCGTCCGTGATTACTGCATGGGGAATAATATTAAACAGACATGATTATACCCGTTCCGAAAAGATACCAGCGTGTTTCTACGCATCTCCTGAGATATAT ATTGATTGCATTGCACCCGTCGATCAATCTTATGAAGAGAAAAAACAGTCTTTTTTTCTATCGATGACACATGAGTTGAGGGAATACCAAAGCAAACCAATCAGCATTATTGACCTG TTTTTCTTCCCCGTATATGAAAATGATATGCATTATGTCATGTGCTTTGATACGCGCAAGCAACGATTGTTTGTTCTGGATAGTACAGTGGATCCCAATAATCCTGATTCTGCGGACATATACAATGAAAGCAGCCATGTCCTT CGATCGCTGTTTTCAGAATATCTACGGTTAATTACTGAGGAAGAAAAGGCAGCTGTTGTATCCAACTCTGTTCTGGAAATTGTGCGAATGAAGTGGGCAGATGCGAGAAATGAAGTGGACACAGGGGTTTATCTTATGAGACATCTTGAAACATTCATGGGAGACAACTCTCTTAACTGGGATTGCAATCTTTCTAACACTTCACTGATGACCCTTAGTGTTACACTTCCGACAAAGCCGCAAAGGTTTTTGTGCAAGAAGCATTGCCTTCTCTTTGTCAGATTTCCGTCGACCACCACACCCGCTTCCCTTGGTTCTAACTATATCGGGTGGCAGAACGGATGGGGAATCTGTTGGCGCAGACCCATAGAATTCAAGGAACCTACTCTCCTTCGAGCTTTTTGA